AAGCGGGTCTCGGAGATCTGCCGCGGGAAGGCGTACTTCACCAGCACCATGACGCTGGGGCAGTTCATCCTCATGGACTTCATGAAGCGGAAGACGCGGCGCGTTTCCTAGCCGGGACCCTCGATGGCCCGGCATGGGGGGAGGGGCGGCCGGTTGCCCCCTCCCCCGTCTCGCTTCCCCGCCCTACTTCGCGACCACCCGCTTCACCGACTCCCCCGCCGCGATCGTCGCATTGCCGTCGGCCAGCCCGTTGATCAGCGCCAGGTCCTCGAGGCTGATGGTCGACGGATACTGCCGGTGGAAGTCGGCGAGCGTCATGACCCGGGAGATCCGGGTGACCTGGATCCGGTTCGGCTTGACGCCGAGCGCAGCCGGGTCGGTCAGCTTGCGGAAGCTCCCCGCGAAGGACTGGAAGGCCCGGTCGTAGGTGGCGTACGCGGCGGCGGTGAGGCCGAGCAGCTGGTAGGTGGTCCCCCCGTAGGACACGAAGGTGACCAGGCCGGAGAGGGTGCGGCCGTCCTCGGTCTGCGCGGTGAAGGGCGCCTGCGCCGCCGCATTGCCGTTGAGCGTGAGCGAGCGCCCCTGTCCCGGCTGGATCCCCTGCTGGCCGAGGAACTTCTGCAGTGCGGTGGACGGCGGATCCTGGCCGGCGAGGGACAGCTGCAGCTGCGCGTCCTGCTGCGGGCTCACCCCCATCACCGACGAAGGCTGGTTGGCCGTCTGCCAGCCCGCCGGAAAGTCCAGCTGGAACGCCAGGTCGGGATGGAGGAAGGTCCCGTCCTTGAAGTAGCCCTGCCGCGGGTTCTCCCCGTAGACCATCCCGTCGATGGTCCGCAGGAAGGCATCCCGGTTCACCTTCGTGCCGTCGAGCGGCACGGTGAGCTTGGCGATCCGCCGCTCGGTGGCCTCGATGCGGTTGCCCGGATCGGGGTGGGTGGACTGCCATTCGGGGATGCGCTGGCCGGCGCGGGCGGTGACGCGCTGCAGGATCTGGAACATGTCCACCATGCGGCGCACGTCGTAGCCATCGGTGAGGGCGTAGCGGAAGCCCAGGCCGTCGGCCTGTGACTCGTCGTCCCGGCCGTACTTGAGGAACAGCACGCCGAGCCCCTGGCTGATCATGCCCAGGTTCTGCGCGATCCGGTCGGAGGCGATGGCGCCGGCCATGAGGCCGATCTGGGCCAGCTGTTGCCGGGTCATCTGCTGCACCGAGTGCCGGGCGGTGACGTGGCCGATCTCGTGGCCCAGCACGCTGGCCAGTTCGGCCTCGGAATTCATGTGGGTGAGAATGCCGCGGGTGATGAAGATGTAGCCGCCCGGCAGCGCGAAGGCGTTGACCTGGGGGTCGTCCATGACCGTGAAGGTCCAGGGGAGCTTCGGGCGCTCGGTGGTGGCGGCGATCTCCCGGCCCAGGCGGGAGGCGTAGGCCTGCACCGCGGAGTCGGGGTAGACGCCCATCTCCTGCGCCACCTGCGCCGAGTACTCCCGGCCCATCGCGATCTCCTGGGATTCCGACACCAGGGAGAGTTCGCGGCGGCCGGTGACCGGGTTGGTGGCGCAGGTGGCGACGCTGAGGGCCAGGCACCCGGCGAGGCACGGGCCGGCGAGGCGGCTGAGGGGGGATGGAACACGCACGACCACCTCCACGGGAAGGGATTGGGGGAGCGTCAGCCCGGCACCGTCCCGGGCGCGAGGAGCGCGCCGACGCGCTCGAGGAGGCGGGAGGGCGCGAACGGCTTCTGCAGGAAGTCCCCGGCGCCGAGCACGAGGTCGTGCAGGTCGCCGGCGTCACTGGCATACCCCGACATGAACAGCACCCGCAGCCCCGGTCGCTCCACCTGGAGCCGGGCGGCCAGCTGCCGCCCGCCCAGCCGCGGCATCACCACGTCGGTCAGCAGCAGGTCGATCGTGCCGGGCTCGGTCCGGGCCAGGGCCAGTGCCGCCTCGCCATCGGCGGCCTCGAGCACCTGGTAGCCCGCGCGGGCCAGGGTGCGACGCACCAGGTCGCGGACCATGCGTTCGTCCTCGACCACGAGCACCGTACCCCGCGGGGCGGCGGCGGGTTCCGGGGCGGCGGCGTCCAGCACCTCGGGAGCGGCCGCGACGCGTGGAAGGTATATGGACA
The Gemmatimonadota bacterium DNA segment above includes these coding regions:
- a CDS encoding M48 family metalloprotease, whose translation is MGREYSAQVAQEMGVYPDSAVQAYASRLGREIAATTERPKLPWTFTVMDDPQVNAFALPGGYIFITRGILTHMNSEAELASVLGHEIGHVTARHSVQQMTRQQLAQIGLMAGAIASDRIAQNLGMISQGLGVLFLKYGRDDESQADGLGFRYALTDGYDVRRMVDMFQILQRVTARAGQRIPEWQSTHPDPGNRIEATERRIAKLTVPLDGTKVNRDAFLRTIDGMVYGENPRQGYFKDGTFLHPDLAFQLDFPAGWQTANQPSSVMGVSPQQDAQLQLSLAGQDPPSTALQKFLGQQGIQPGQGRSLTLNGNAAAQAPFTAQTEDGRTLSGLVTFVSYGGTTYQLLGLTAAAYATYDRAFQSFAGSFRKLTDPAALGVKPNRIQVTRISRVMTLADFHRQYPSTISLEDLALINGLADGNATIAAGESVKRVVAK